The following proteins are encoded in a genomic region of Synechococcus sp. ROS8604:
- a CDS encoding ABC transporter ATP-binding protein, producing MSQSASPPPSSMAPEQRPVVLHMENVRLEIPVFTNETRSLKSALIRSVTGGKLSRRRGGAVVTALQDVSCSIREGERIALIGHNGAGKSTFLRMISGIYQHSSGLFESKVRVFPMIHKSFITSPELSGLQAVKAHYLMVNGNLRGFPAFCDDVVEFSGLGDFVRLPVKTYSQGMAARLLFALLTACSHDCLAMDEGFGAGDSSFYERAQQRLHEFLATTGTLLLASHSDELLKRFCSRGLVFQEGSIAFDGPLDQALKFYHRP from the coding sequence ATGTCCCAGTCTGCTTCTCCACCCCCGTCATCCATGGCGCCAGAACAGAGGCCCGTGGTGTTGCACATGGAAAATGTGCGCTTGGAGATTCCTGTGTTCACCAATGAAACCAGAAGTCTGAAGTCGGCCTTAATCCGCTCGGTAACGGGCGGAAAGTTGAGTCGCCGTCGTGGTGGAGCTGTGGTGACAGCGCTACAGGATGTCTCCTGCTCGATTCGAGAAGGAGAGCGTATTGCTCTGATCGGTCATAACGGGGCCGGTAAGTCAACATTTTTGCGGATGATTTCCGGGATCTATCAGCACAGCTCCGGCCTGTTTGAGTCGAAGGTTCGTGTGTTCCCCATGATTCATAAAAGCTTTATCACCAGTCCTGAGCTCAGTGGTTTGCAGGCTGTGAAAGCTCACTACCTTATGGTGAATGGCAATCTGCGGGGGTTTCCTGCTTTTTGTGATGACGTGGTGGAATTTTCCGGTTTGGGAGATTTTGTGCGCTTGCCGGTGAAGACCTATAGCCAAGGCATGGCGGCCCGCTTGTTGTTTGCCTTATTAACAGCCTGCAGTCACGATTGTTTGGCAATGGATGAGGGTTTTGGCGCTGGAGATAGCAGCTTTTATGAGCGCGCACAGCAGCGACTGCATGAGTTTCTGGCGACGACCGGAACCTTGCTGCTGGCCTCCCATTCTGATGAATTGCTAAAGCGCTTTTGCTCACGAGGTTTGGTGTTCCAGGAAGGTTCGATTGCTTTCGATGGCCCCCTTGATCAGGCGCTCAAGTTTTATCACCGCCCATGA
- a CDS encoding ABC transporter permease → MMSSSSPPFSSGARPASVKRTLREAWSLRRVWWFTATARTQARFVRTLLGSFWLGLSNLFSIAVLASVYRYVFKVEDFSQYVVLLGLGLVIWNSISAAVIDAPNLFEHNQSHVHNTNMNPIFYPLEEWAFQMQTFVQSFLMVVIALSYFQHTLFLHLILSGWLPICNLFLFLFWFPLLTCLVGARFRDLYQLVPIAMQLVFLLSPILYRKENLGPSVWIANFNPFYRVLSPIRHTLMTGELQWGVGLALLFINTIGVWYAVRRLNHERPNLPFLI, encoded by the coding sequence ATGATGTCGTCCTCTTCACCGCCATTCTCGTCTGGGGCTAGACCAGCCAGTGTGAAACGCACCCTGCGTGAGGCTTGGAGTCTGCGGCGCGTTTGGTGGTTTACCGCGACGGCTCGGACCCAAGCCCGATTCGTGCGTACCTTGCTCGGTAGCTTTTGGTTAGGGCTTTCAAATTTGTTTTCGATTGCCGTGTTGGCATCGGTCTATCGATATGTTTTTAAGGTGGAAGATTTCAGTCAGTATGTGGTGCTTTTGGGGCTAGGACTTGTGATCTGGAACAGCATCAGTGCGGCTGTGATTGATGCTCCTAATTTGTTTGAACATAATCAGTCTCATGTGCATAACACCAATATGAACCCCATTTTCTATCCGTTAGAGGAATGGGCTTTTCAGATGCAAACCTTCGTGCAGTCATTTCTGATGGTAGTGATTGCCTTGAGTTATTTCCAGCACACTCTTTTTCTGCATTTGATCTTGAGTGGCTGGCTGCCAATTTGTAACTTGTTTTTGTTTTTGTTTTGGTTTCCGCTGCTGACTTGCTTGGTGGGTGCTCGTTTTCGTGATCTCTATCAATTGGTGCCAATCGCTATGCAGTTGGTGTTTTTGCTGTCTCCGATTCTCTATCGCAAAGAAAATCTTGGTCCTAGTGTTTGGATTGCTAATTTCAACCCGTTTTATCGGGTCTTGAGTCCAATCCGTCATACATTGATGACGGGTGAATTGCAGTGGGGAGTCGGACTTGCCTTGCTCTTCATTAATACGATCGGTGTTTGGTATGCCGTACGGCGCTTAAATCATGAGCGTCCCAATCTTCCCTTCTTGATCTAG
- a CDS encoding glycosyltransferase, translating to MTTLINLLPWQPGHSGFGSYVKRVVPGLPGLCLQLDVEGRGALVPPELWSPDMVAWAPSRRMRVLQRYSLGQHGVDLSGLLRRHQLTPEDLSGVYSPFFDALLCWPKVPQLITCHDLTPLRQSNSRKAWLRYRYWMPHHVRCASRLIAISGTVADQLVEFGAPASDVVVVPNGIEVIRQPVAAPMSEDLLVLARHDANKNLPALLRAIKGVQKHLPEWKGILRIVGRFSRQTHQLEQLVRQLARPHQVQFIPSLTNTELVGQLRRSLALVSASTEEGFDYPVLEAKAEGIPTLLSDIPVHDEFHRESSLFFPINDDGRVLSAHLRNLCSGDETWRQLSALGFELAQSMNLKKQQEAIQFELSVISGS from the coding sequence GTGACCACGCTGATCAACCTGCTCCCTTGGCAGCCAGGCCACTCAGGTTTTGGCAGTTATGTGAAACGTGTTGTGCCAGGCCTGCCAGGCTTGTGTTTGCAACTGGATGTTGAGGGCAGAGGAGCCTTAGTGCCGCCAGAGCTCTGGAGCCCTGACATGGTTGCGTGGGCACCATCGAGGCGCATGCGTGTGTTGCAGCGTTACAGCCTGGGTCAGCATGGTGTGGACCTTTCCGGACTGCTACGGCGTCATCAGCTGACGCCTGAGGATTTGTCAGGCGTGTATTCCCCCTTCTTTGATGCATTGCTGTGTTGGCCGAAGGTGCCGCAATTAATTACCTGCCATGATCTCACTCCTTTAAGGCAATCCAATAGCCGCAAAGCTTGGCTGCGCTATCGCTATTGGATGCCTCATCATGTGCGTTGTGCGTCGCGATTGATTGCGATTAGCGGCACTGTTGCTGATCAATTGGTGGAGTTCGGTGCGCCTGCCAGTGATGTGGTGGTGGTGCCTAATGGGATTGAAGTGATTCGGCAGCCGGTTGCAGCGCCAATGAGTGAGGATCTTTTGGTGCTGGCCCGACATGATGCCAACAAAAATCTTCCGGCTTTGTTGAGGGCAATCAAGGGAGTTCAAAAGCACTTGCCGGAGTGGAAAGGAATCTTGAGGATTGTGGGGCGTTTTAGTCGCCAGACGCATCAACTTGAACAGCTTGTGCGTCAACTTGCAAGACCCCATCAAGTGCAGTTCATTCCGTCATTAACGAATACTGAGTTGGTGGGGCAGCTTCGTAGGAGTTTGGCTTTGGTGTCAGCTAGTACAGAAGAAGGATTTGATTACCCAGTTTTAGAAGCTAAGGCAGAGGGAATCCCAACGTTGTTAAGTGACATCCCTGTTCATGATGAATTTCATCGCGAGAGTTCGCTCTTTTTCCCTATTAATGATGACGGGAGAGTGTTGTCCGCGCATCTGAGGAACTTGTGCAGTGGTGATGAAACATGGAGGCAACTATCAGCCCTTGGTTTTGAACTTGCCCAGTCGATGAATCTCAAAAAGCAGCAAGAAGCTATTCAGTTTGAACTGAGTGTAATTTCAGGATCGTGA
- a CDS encoding glycosyltransferase, protein MKTIPLKGMRIVVSGFELEQAEHRGIAVFSKGLLRTLKKLGTEVWLLTEHSPSVEEIKKENLPAAVSEIIFCSRVMELLNDGEVKVRSSGLKRFFAKSPLLKPFKAVINIRNIKSRVFPKQSYKTQDLRFITKAQLNNSPYKRSERLAYLEDVDGVICAGGCFVASMALAKRNSARIVSIDLNGFHGLINTSPLNIRPRHCDVFIQTIHDLIPLQYERTLDHLPCFTRRLLATSEAKRWFVSQDAKDSFDKILLNPQKRESNRNSKVITQSPSLHFPGDALDWEGRIRTLNVPSLNNKSSQTLQPFSYLLFNSAVVPHKNLLFAIKAFSESGLDQLGYHFCITGKPKNDAYSSEVKALSMSNKSIVFTGYVSEAMKRQLYLNALALISPSLIEGFGIPVLDAACLGMNTIASPLGSHQEIHGMHDFENYVLLCSTIHTSDWASAMRLCTDKHQQNISKETEQSLPFKLNELRHTRISRYRHFQNQIDNALSHDVYQTLSSAH, encoded by the coding sequence ATGAAAACCATTCCACTTAAAGGGATGCGCATCGTCGTGTCAGGGTTTGAACTAGAGCAGGCTGAACATCGCGGTATTGCTGTCTTCAGCAAAGGACTATTACGCACTCTCAAGAAATTAGGTACTGAAGTGTGGCTGCTCACAGAGCATTCACCATCCGTCGAAGAGATCAAGAAAGAGAATCTGCCCGCAGCAGTCAGCGAAATCATCTTCTGTTCAAGAGTGATGGAACTATTAAATGACGGAGAAGTCAAAGTGAGATCCAGTGGGTTGAAAAGATTTTTTGCAAAGAGTCCACTATTAAAGCCATTTAAAGCAGTCATCAATATCAGAAATATCAAAAGCCGAGTCTTCCCCAAACAATCATATAAGACGCAAGATTTGCGTTTCATCACCAAGGCACAGTTGAACAATAGCCCATACAAACGAAGCGAACGTCTTGCTTACTTAGAGGATGTTGACGGAGTGATTTGCGCGGGTGGCTGCTTCGTTGCAAGCATGGCTTTAGCTAAACGCAATTCAGCAAGAATTGTGTCTATTGATCTAAACGGTTTTCATGGATTGATCAATACAAGTCCTTTGAATATCAGACCCCGCCATTGTGATGTCTTCATACAAACAATTCATGATCTGATACCACTGCAATACGAACGCACACTTGATCATCTCCCTTGTTTCACCCGACGACTTCTCGCCACAAGCGAAGCAAAGCGGTGGTTTGTTTCTCAAGATGCAAAAGACAGTTTCGATAAAATCCTGCTCAATCCTCAAAAACGTGAATCAAATAGAAACTCCAAAGTTATCACTCAGTCTCCATCTCTTCACTTTCCAGGTGACGCTCTAGATTGGGAAGGACGCATAAGAACGTTAAACGTTCCCTCGCTCAACAACAAAAGCAGTCAAACACTTCAACCCTTTTCCTACCTCCTTTTTAATTCTGCGGTTGTCCCGCATAAGAATTTATTATTTGCAATAAAAGCCTTTTCCGAATCAGGCTTGGACCAATTGGGATATCACTTCTGCATTACAGGGAAACCAAAGAATGATGCTTATAGCTCTGAAGTTAAGGCCCTCTCAATGAGCAATAAGTCTATTGTTTTCACTGGCTATGTCAGTGAGGCCATGAAACGTCAGCTTTATCTCAATGCACTTGCATTGATCAGCCCCTCCTTAATTGAAGGCTTTGGCATTCCAGTGTTAGATGCCGCTTGTCTTGGAATGAATACTATTGCTAGTCCTTTGGGATCACACCAAGAAATCCACGGCATGCATGATTTCGAGAATTATGTACTGCTCTGTTCCACAATCCATACCAGTGATTGGGCCAGTGCAATGCGTCTATGTACTGACAAGCATCAGCAAAACATATCGAAAGAGACGGAGCAGTCTCTTCCGTTTAAACTAAACGAATTAAGGCATACACGCATCTCTCGCTACCGTCATTTTCAAAATCAGATCGATAATGCTCTCAGCCATGACGTGTATCAGACATTGTCGTCAGCACACTAA
- a CDS encoding glycosyltransferase family 2 protein, translating to MKASILVISRTPKLLTRFCDGLNQASSLPAMELEILCSWNGSTTDEALIQNNSRYDLHIAQRVPYHFAGNMNELAAKAAGDILILANDDLILDPGCLDAGMNLLESKPDIGLVGAVLRDQHGLITHCGLNFDSRYNAYHLLDQLIGTEQSECLTSRAVPAVTGALHWISKQDFQYKTFNINYKVCGEDIELCFDLQQHQKKEVWLCTEATAVHESESTRSLDPKQASNSEDQLRLRLRIKEFVAQANKKQLKTIISQQELESRLLRHILRGNDQLSQLQHLYDQLKSYFKNDEENAHTPELLGSAIISLFVEQKTILLDLREERLKLKQNLEISRSRNS from the coding sequence ATGAAGGCCTCAATCCTGGTGATATCGCGGACACCGAAGCTTCTCACGCGTTTCTGTGACGGCCTTAATCAAGCGAGTTCACTGCCTGCAATGGAGCTTGAAATTCTTTGCTCTTGGAACGGATCAACAACAGACGAAGCCTTAATTCAAAATAACAGTCGCTACGACTTGCACATTGCGCAACGGGTTCCTTACCACTTTGCTGGAAACATGAATGAGCTAGCAGCAAAGGCAGCAGGAGATATCCTCATTTTAGCGAATGATGATCTAATTCTTGATCCAGGTTGTCTGGACGCGGGCATGAATCTCCTAGAAAGCAAACCGGACATCGGACTCGTTGGAGCAGTCCTTCGCGACCAGCACGGTTTAATTACACATTGCGGTCTCAATTTTGACTCCCGTTACAATGCCTATCATTTGCTCGATCAACTGATCGGCACCGAACAAAGCGAATGCTTAACTTCAAGAGCTGTACCCGCTGTCACTGGAGCCTTGCATTGGATCAGCAAACAAGATTTTCAATACAAAACTTTCAATATTAACTACAAAGTATGTGGTGAAGATATCGAGCTCTGCTTTGATCTTCAGCAACATCAAAAGAAGGAAGTGTGGCTATGTACTGAAGCCACAGCAGTTCATGAATCAGAGTCAACGCGCAGTCTGGATCCAAAACAGGCCAGCAACAGTGAAGATCAACTTCGCCTTCGTCTTCGGATCAAAGAATTTGTCGCTCAAGCCAATAAGAAACAACTTAAAACCATAATCAGTCAGCAAGAGCTTGAATCCAGGCTACTACGTCACATCCTTAGAGGCAACGATCAACTATCTCAACTGCAACACCTTTACGATCAACTCAAATCCTATTTCAAGAATGATGAAGAGAATGCTCATACGCCCGAGCTTTTAGGCTCTGCGATAATCTCACTTTTTGTGGAGCAGAAAACGATTTTGCTAGATCTCCGAGAAGAACGTTTAAAGCTTAAGCAAAATCTTGAAATTTCCAGGAGCCGCAACTCATGA
- a CDS encoding glycosyltransferase → MKILFVHQNFPSQYKHILQELSQEGHELVALGYFPLSEDVPPNLHYIRYPIKQESTRGIHPLVIDLETKAIKAEACAITAYQLKKQGFYPDLICGHAGWGETLFLKDIWPQTPQLTYQEFFYQPQGFDSHFDLELQPKASWLSSARLHFKSANSFLSLERSEWNLTPTKFQRSSFPIHWQQRMSVIHEGIDTEIIKPKEHHEPLQLSDALITGKTPLVTFVNRRLEPYRGCHTMIRAIPEIQSKAPTAHIVLIGHTEGTSYGKKCPEGEWKDYFLKEIEGNYDPSKVHFTGALPFHRYLDLLQRSWAHVYLTYPFVLGWSMLEAMSCGCTLIGSNTAPVQEVIEHRKNGLLVDFFDPLALARSVASMLQDRDQAMDLGSKARETIMNRFERKSCVRDHIRLIHQVAKGSFDQ, encoded by the coding sequence ATGAAGATCCTTTTCGTCCATCAAAACTTTCCCTCTCAATACAAACACATTCTTCAGGAATTGAGCCAAGAAGGCCACGAATTAGTGGCTCTTGGATATTTTCCACTATCTGAAGATGTACCACCTAACTTACACTACATACGATACCCAATCAAACAAGAAAGCACAAGAGGAATTCACCCCTTAGTGATTGATCTAGAAACTAAAGCCATCAAAGCCGAAGCTTGCGCCATCACTGCATATCAGCTCAAAAAACAAGGATTTTATCCTGATCTTATCTGTGGACATGCTGGATGGGGTGAAACTTTATTTCTCAAAGATATCTGGCCACAGACGCCACAGCTCACCTATCAAGAATTCTTTTATCAACCGCAAGGATTCGATTCACATTTTGATCTGGAATTGCAACCAAAGGCCAGCTGGCTAAGCAGCGCCCGTCTTCATTTTAAATCAGCAAATAGTTTTCTTAGCCTAGAAAGAAGTGAATGGAATCTAACCCCTACCAAATTTCAGCGGAGCAGTTTTCCAATCCATTGGCAACAACGAATGAGCGTCATTCACGAAGGAATCGATACGGAGATCATCAAACCAAAAGAACATCACGAGCCCCTACAACTCAGCGATGCATTAATAACAGGCAAGACTCCACTAGTGACCTTTGTTAATCGCAGATTAGAACCCTACAGAGGATGTCATACTATGATTCGAGCTATTCCAGAAATTCAGTCAAAGGCTCCCACTGCCCATATAGTATTGATAGGGCATACAGAAGGCACAAGTTATGGAAAGAAGTGTCCTGAGGGAGAATGGAAAGATTACTTCCTTAAAGAAATAGAGGGGAATTACGATCCATCCAAAGTCCATTTTACTGGCGCTCTCCCCTTCCATCGCTATCTTGATCTACTTCAACGATCGTGGGCTCATGTTTATTTAACATACCCTTTCGTTCTGGGTTGGAGTATGTTAGAAGCGATGAGTTGTGGATGTACGCTAATCGGTTCAAACACTGCTCCCGTTCAAGAGGTGATTGAGCATCGCAAGAATGGTTTGTTAGTTGATTTCTTTGACCCTCTAGCCTTAGCACGATCGGTTGCCTCGATGCTGCAAGATCGTGATCAAGCCATGGATCTTGGTTCAAAAGCACGAGAAACAATCATGAACCGATTTGAGCGAAAAAGTTGTGTACGTGATCACATCCGCCTCATTCATCAGGTAGCGAAGGGTTCCTTTGACCAGTGA
- a CDS encoding acyltransferase family protein — MASGEVIWNSKINLTPTIHKHFSWSDLALNHLLRQSPNVYRPSVDGLRAVAVIAVIINHLNPDWIPYGYLGVDVFFVISGFVVTLSLLHKPQTNFKEFILGFYSRRVRRLYPALIVVVFISSLLALFVMHPGSQERLTSMKTGMFSLAGLSNLFLLTQRTDYFGISAQMNLFLHTWSLGVEEQFYIIFPLLWFLLRRSRIALILIVSLLGVASCWFQHALLEQHWGFGFAFYLMPTRFWELAAGVILACLAPQVWALMHSGLKNVMANYISVLSLLYLFYIFNNGSGVGKLGGVPLAVVMTVLLLFTLEGAGWLCRMLSLAPLVAVGVRSYGLYLWHWPLIVLMRWIFDINIYTSLVLVGLTISLSWLMYAMIENPLRRHRWRPHPAGELALGSLCMGMTTLFLGTFALTGRKAISSYSPPAAFPHLAYAPEIAGTLINRKRCFKRFSFTSNVDLSVDDLRNCSITPKKSEAPTLFLVGDSFAAHLSPIVSRLREEQGIGVEVLLRAQCPFPSRRSDPDDDCTRFENVRFKRLVSASQPGDVVLLASSSRELGGEYSDHFLHRLTQITDELMSKGVRVIFQSPIPLFTRRFNPVCRYPLRWFQWDAEKRCSLPNRQMRQVAENRINPLLVQLAPLQDRGLELWDVFSLLCTPTVDECQTHRNGIRLYRDHAHLSAKGAEFLYPSFLRLWTDDAKRR, encoded by the coding sequence TTGGCTTCAGGAGAAGTGATATGGAATAGTAAAATCAATCTTACACCGACCATCCACAAGCATTTTTCTTGGAGTGATCTCGCATTGAATCATTTATTGCGTCAATCGCCAAATGTCTATCGTCCGTCTGTGGATGGACTCAGGGCTGTTGCTGTGATTGCGGTGATCATTAATCATCTTAATCCTGATTGGATTCCATATGGTTACCTTGGTGTTGATGTCTTTTTTGTAATCTCTGGCTTTGTTGTAACCCTCTCCTTGCTTCATAAGCCTCAAACAAATTTCAAGGAATTTATTCTTGGCTTCTATAGTCGGCGAGTGCGTCGATTGTATCCTGCCCTCATTGTTGTTGTTTTCATCAGTAGTCTGCTCGCTTTATTTGTGATGCATCCTGGCTCACAGGAGCGCCTTACTTCAATGAAGACTGGAATGTTTTCATTGGCTGGCTTGTCTAACCTTTTTCTCTTGACACAGCGTACTGATTACTTCGGAATTAGTGCGCAAATGAATTTATTCCTGCACACTTGGTCGCTAGGTGTTGAAGAACAATTTTATATTATTTTTCCTCTCCTATGGTTTTTGCTTAGGCGTTCACGGATTGCCCTTATCTTAATTGTTTCACTGCTTGGTGTGGCAAGTTGCTGGTTTCAACATGCACTTCTTGAGCAACATTGGGGTTTTGGTTTTGCCTTCTATTTGATGCCGACTCGCTTTTGGGAACTAGCAGCTGGAGTGATTCTGGCTTGCCTGGCGCCACAGGTGTGGGCCTTGATGCATTCAGGCCTGAAAAATGTGATGGCAAATTATATTTCCGTTTTGAGTCTTCTCTATCTTTTTTATATTTTCAACAATGGGAGTGGCGTCGGAAAGCTTGGCGGTGTTCCCTTGGCCGTAGTGATGACGGTGTTGTTACTGTTCACGCTTGAAGGCGCTGGATGGTTGTGCCGAATGTTGTCGTTGGCCCCTTTAGTTGCTGTTGGTGTTCGATCTTATGGGTTGTATTTGTGGCACTGGCCACTAATTGTTTTAATGCGCTGGATCTTCGATATTAATATTTATACAAGCCTTGTTCTTGTAGGACTCACAATATCTCTTTCCTGGCTGATGTATGCCATGATCGAGAATCCCTTGCGTCGTCATCGATGGCGTCCGCATCCTGCTGGCGAGCTTGCATTGGGTAGTTTATGTATGGGTATGACCACCTTATTTTTAGGAACGTTTGCGTTGACTGGTCGTAAAGCCATCAGTAGTTATTCACCCCCTGCTGCATTCCCTCATTTGGCTTATGCACCTGAAATTGCGGGAACTTTGATTAATCGTAAGCGATGCTTTAAACGATTTAGTTTTACCTCTAATGTTGACTTGTCTGTTGATGATTTAAGAAATTGCAGTATCACTCCAAAAAAATCTGAGGCTCCTACCCTATTTCTTGTTGGAGATAGTTTTGCGGCGCATTTATCTCCAATTGTGAGTCGTTTACGGGAGGAGCAAGGAATTGGTGTTGAGGTACTGTTACGCGCCCAATGTCCCTTCCCTTCGAGGAGAAGTGACCCTGATGATGATTGCACCCGATTTGAAAATGTTCGTTTTAAGCGATTGGTCTCAGCGTCTCAACCGGGTGATGTTGTGCTCTTGGCGTCTTCATCACGGGAGCTGGGTGGTGAATACTCGGATCATTTCCTCCATCGTCTTACGCAAATCACAGATGAACTTATGTCTAAGGGCGTAAGGGTCATTTTCCAGAGTCCAATTCCGCTGTTTACGCGTCGTTTTAATCCGGTTTGTCGCTACCCACTACGCTGGTTTCAGTGGGATGCTGAGAAGCGTTGCTCCTTGCCGAATCGTCAAATGCGTCAGGTTGCAGAGAATCGAATTAATCCGCTTTTAGTTCAGCTCGCGCCTTTGCAAGACCGAGGCTTGGAACTTTGGGATGTCTTTTCTCTTCTCTGTACTCCCACTGTGGATGAGTGCCAAACCCATCGCAATGGCATTCGTTTGTACCGAGACCATGCACATTTATCGGCGAAGGGGGCCGAATTTCTTTATCCCAGCTTTTTACGTTTATGGACTGATGATGCAAAACGGAGATAA
- a CDS encoding HlyD family secretion protein produces MLGLKQGQNALDKAVKSSDHDESVLQQPRYWMRAITWGLIGTTAFGVGWLCLAKTEEIVVATGKLDPLGAVKEIQMPVGGIADEILVEDGDRVTAGQVVMRLDTESSSQQLKSNLQSIISKEEQLKLKTYELKRYQQLNDEEVTMLSGKLKLENKILSRYQDLAEQGASSELQFLQQRNKVQEVQGKLSQTKVDRLRQTAILQQAIQRMKSELSDLQAKRTEAEVTLKYQALRSPVNGVVFDLKPRSTGYAAQGTETVMKIVPFDKLQANVEVPSRDIGFVRVGMPADISIDSFPATDFGVLEGTVKSVGSDALPPDQ; encoded by the coding sequence ATGCTTGGTCTTAAACAAGGACAAAATGCGCTAGACAAAGCCGTTAAAAGCTCAGACCATGATGAATCCGTGCTGCAGCAACCTCGGTACTGGATGCGGGCGATCACCTGGGGGCTGATTGGAACCACTGCATTCGGAGTGGGCTGGTTGTGTTTGGCAAAAACAGAGGAAATTGTAGTAGCAACCGGAAAACTTGACCCCCTTGGTGCTGTCAAAGAAATTCAAATGCCCGTCGGAGGCATTGCTGACGAAATTCTCGTGGAAGATGGTGACCGTGTTACAGCTGGGCAGGTCGTAATGCGCCTCGACACGGAATCAAGCAGCCAGCAGTTAAAATCTAATTTACAAAGTATTATTTCAAAAGAAGAGCAACTCAAACTCAAAACTTATGAACTCAAACGTTATCAGCAACTCAATGACGAAGAAGTAACCATGTTGAGTGGAAAATTAAAACTTGAAAATAAAATCTTGAGTCGTTATCAAGATCTTGCAGAACAAGGTGCTTCATCAGAGCTGCAATTCCTGCAGCAGCGCAACAAGGTACAAGAGGTTCAGGGTAAATTATCCCAAACAAAGGTGGACCGATTACGACAGACTGCGATTCTGCAGCAGGCCATTCAGCGAATGAAATCAGAGCTCTCAGATCTCCAAGCCAAACGCACAGAAGCCGAAGTCACCCTCAAATATCAAGCGCTGCGCTCTCCCGTGAATGGGGTCGTATTTGATTTGAAGCCTCGCTCTACCGGATATGCGGCGCAAGGCACCGAAACGGTGATGAAAATCGTTCCTTTCGACAAGTTACAGGCCAATGTGGAAGTGCCCAGCCGTGATATTGGCTTTGTGCGCGTGGGCATGCCAGCTGACATCAGCATTGATTCTTTCCCCGCCACTGATTTTGGCGTTTTGGAGGGAACGGTGAAATCAGTGGGATCCGATGCCCTGCCACCAGACCAGTAG